A region from the Drosophila takahashii strain IR98-3 E-12201 chromosome 2L, DtakHiC1v2, whole genome shotgun sequence genome encodes:
- the LOC108061336 gene encoding uncharacterized protein, whose product MNYANLVIICASLVLPQLEMGAARATRGGIDPSLYSQGRKWNLTEEILNEMWLSKRPYIVTWKPNSNEVITDTYEFSPNGRNLLRSTQRHYEWRYPEDGGPSSVQVQENLDFLSNQLRQLASVFNNPFINPVGFGFPDFNIFKNLHKPNYGPNPFLPRLPDLPQCNCPRGGRPNEPNPEYRPSKGEQDPVFNEPNPIYIPAQDPSLNGRNMPSFPPQDVPNTQGRIPNRSDDNDPWLPRPPSTPRTVVPRPTLAPPNFDDSPPLWVPNLEQTTTTERALVPLPTLAPRRNGTDTSIDDFLGKVDITVADIKEEDGEFVTTIMDEQGRVLKASFALSDDKGQGGGVN is encoded by the exons ATGAACTACGCTAATCTTGTGATTATCTGCGCCAGCTTGGTGCTCCCCCAACTGGAG ATGGGAGCCGCCAGAGCTACGCGCGGTGGAATCGACCCGTCTCTCTACTCCCAGGGGCGGAAATGGAACTTGACTGAGGAAATATTGAATGAAATGTGGCTCTCCAAAAGGCCGTATATAGTCACATGGAAACCAAATTCCAATGAGGTGATTACGGACACCTACGAATTCAGTCCCAATGGAAGAAATCTTTTGAGGAGCACGCAAAGACACTATGAGTGGAGGTATCCAGAAGACGGTGGACCCTCTTCTGTACAAGTTCAGGAAAATTTGGACTTTCTATCCAACCAGCTGCGTCAACTGGCCAGTGTCTTCAATAATCCCTTCATCAATCCGGTTGGATTCGGTTTTCCCGACTTTAACATCTTTAAAAACTTGCATAAACCTAACTACGGACCCAATCCGTTCCTTCCGCGTCTTCCCGATTTACCACAATGTAATTGTCCACGAGGCGGTAGACCAAACGAACCGAATCCGGAATATAGACCGTCTAAAGGAGAACAAGATCCCGTATTCAATGAACCCAACCCGATATATATTCCCGCCCAAGATCCCAGTTTAAATGGACGCAATATGCCGAGCTTCCCCCCTCAAGATGTGCCCAACACACAAGGACGTATACCAAATAGATCCGACGATAATGATCCATGGCTGCCGCGTCCACCTTCGACTCCACGAACTGTGGTTCCCCGGCCCACACTGGCACCCCCGAATTTCGACGATTCGCCGCCGCTTTGGGTGCCAAATCTAGAACAAACAACTACAACGGAGCGAGCTCTCGTCCCCCTGCCCACCTTGGCACCCAGAAGAAATGGAACCGACACAAGCATCGATGATTTTTTGGGAAAGGTGGACATCACCGTGGCGGACATTAAGGAGGAGGATGGGGAGTTTGTCACGACGATCATGGATGAGCAAGGGCGAGTTTTAAAGGCCAGTTTTGCTCTGAGCGATGACAAAGGGCAGGGAGGTGGCGTCAATTAG